The following proteins are encoded in a genomic region of Vibrio spartinae:
- a CDS encoding amino acid ABC transporter permease produces the protein MKVHQFQPDLPPPSNTSGPIAWMRKHLFSNVFSSVLTLILAYFAFTGLYHVIDWALIKADWIGQSREACSKQGACWVLIYVRFNQFMFGFYPESELWRPQLFYATLAILVALLAYPKTPKRGWLALFTLTVYPLLMTGLLHGAWFGLPIVETYKWGGLLVTLVLALVGIVASLPIGVLLALGRRSHMPVIRSFCTVYIEVWRGVPLITVLFMASVMLPLFMSAGSESDKLVRALIGVMLFSAAYIAEVIRGGLQAIPKGQYEAADSLGLSYSKKMGLVILPQALKITIPSIVNTFIDLFKDTSLVLIIGMFDVLGIGQAANTDPNWLGFSTESYTFVALVFWVFCFGMSRYSIWLENKLHTGHKR, from the coding sequence ATGAAAGTACATCAATTTCAACCGGATCTGCCGCCACCGTCAAATACCAGCGGCCCGATTGCCTGGATGCGCAAACATTTATTCAGCAATGTGTTTAGTTCAGTCTTGACGCTCATTCTCGCTTACTTTGCATTCACCGGCTTATACCATGTCATCGACTGGGCTCTGATTAAAGCCGACTGGATCGGGCAAAGCCGCGAAGCCTGTTCAAAGCAAGGTGCATGTTGGGTATTGATTTACGTCCGCTTCAATCAGTTTATGTTTGGTTTTTATCCGGAGAGTGAATTATGGCGACCACAGCTTTTCTATGCCACATTGGCGATTTTAGTTGCGCTGCTGGCTTATCCGAAGACACCGAAACGTGGCTGGTTGGCACTGTTCACACTAACCGTTTACCCCCTATTAATGACCGGGCTGCTACATGGTGCTTGGTTTGGCTTACCCATTGTTGAAACCTATAAATGGGGTGGTCTTCTGGTCACACTCGTGCTGGCTTTGGTCGGGATCGTTGCATCCTTACCCATTGGGGTCTTACTTGCTCTCGGACGACGTTCTCATATGCCGGTCATCCGGAGCTTCTGTACCGTTTATATCGAAGTATGGCGTGGTGTTCCGCTGATCACCGTTTTGTTTATGGCATCCGTCATGCTCCCGCTATTCATGTCTGCCGGTTCAGAAAGTGACAAGTTAGTCCGAGCGCTGATTGGGGTGATGCTGTTCAGTGCTGCTTATATTGCTGAAGTTATCCGCGGTGGTTTACAAGCGATCCCCAAAGGACAATATGAGGCCGCAGATTCACTAGGGCTCAGTTATTCCAAAAAAATGGGCTTAGTCATTTTGCCGCAGGCTCTGAAAATTACCATTCCTTCAATTGTGAATACCTTCATCGATCTATTTAAAGATACCAGTCTGGTACTCATCATCGGAATGTTTGATGTGCTTGGTATCGGTCAGGCAGCAAATACCGACCCGAATTGGCTTGGTTTTTCCACCGAAAGTTATACATTTGTCGCGTTAGTGTTCTGGGTCTTTTGTTTTGGCATGTCGAGATATTCGATTTGGCTAGAAAACAAACTGCATACGGGTCACAAACGATAA
- a CDS encoding amino acid ABC transporter permease — protein MKPENNAVSSTGNTSAPKKVTHLFYNPTFRSVVFQIVAIFALLFFIYTIVNNALTNLESRGITTGFDFLDQPAGFGISQSLIDYNDQDTYGKTFVVGLLNTLYVSVIGIFFATVLGFIIGIARLSSNWLVSRFAAIYVEIFRNIPLLLQILFWYFSVLQALPGKRQSLSIGDAVFINVSGLFIPKPIFASGSGLVLTVFILGVITTVCVKIWASNRQKVTGQQTPTLRIALGLLIGLPAIVYVWMGMPISAEYPVLQRFNFQGGIEIIPEFVALLLALSIYTAAFIAEIVRSGINAVSHGQTEAAMSLGLSRRRTLKLVIIPQAMRIIIPPLTSQYLNLTKNSSLAVAIGYPDLINVFAGTTLNQTGQAIEVISMTMAVYLTISLVTSFLMNTYNRKVALVER, from the coding sequence ATGAAGCCTGAAAATAACGCGGTGTCCTCAACAGGCAACACATCTGCCCCAAAAAAAGTGACACACTTATTTTATAATCCCACATTTCGGTCAGTCGTCTTTCAGATAGTTGCTATCTTCGCACTGCTCTTCTTTATTTACACGATTGTGAATAATGCCCTGACAAATCTGGAGTCTCGCGGTATTACCACCGGGTTTGATTTTCTCGATCAACCAGCAGGATTCGGGATAAGTCAGTCTCTGATCGATTACAACGATCAAGATACGTATGGCAAAACCTTTGTTGTCGGACTACTGAATACCTTGTATGTCTCGGTCATCGGTATCTTTTTTGCGACGGTACTCGGGTTTATTATTGGGATTGCCCGTCTGTCATCAAACTGGCTTGTCAGCCGCTTTGCCGCAATTTATGTCGAAATCTTTCGTAATATTCCGCTGCTGTTACAGATTCTTTTCTGGTATTTCTCTGTCTTACAAGCCTTGCCCGGAAAAAGACAAAGCCTTTCTATCGGAGATGCGGTCTTTATTAACGTGAGTGGTTTATTTATTCCTAAACCCATTTTTGCATCAGGAAGTGGTCTGGTATTGACCGTATTCATTCTCGGCGTAATAACGACTGTCTGTGTGAAGATCTGGGCCAGCAACCGCCAAAAAGTGACAGGGCAACAAACACCAACACTCCGTATTGCACTCGGGCTGCTTATCGGCCTGCCTGCTATTGTTTACGTCTGGATGGGAATGCCAATTTCAGCGGAATACCCTGTTCTGCAACGGTTTAATTTTCAGGGTGGCATCGAAATCATTCCAGAATTCGTTGCACTACTCCTTGCACTCAGTATCTACACTGCGGCATTTATTGCAGAAATCGTGCGCTCGGGTATCAATGCCGTCAGCCATGGTCAAACCGAAGCCGCCATGTCATTAGGTCTGTCTCGCCGGAGAACACTCAAATTGGTCATAATTCCTCAGGCCATGCGCATTATTATTCCGCCATTAACCAGTCAGTATCTCAACTTAACGAAAAACTCTTCTCTCGCAGTTGCGATTGGTTACCCGGACCTCATCAATGTATTTGCCGGGACGACTTTAAACCAGACGGGACAAGCGATTGAAGTGATCTCGATGACGATGGCGGTTTATCTGACTATCAGTCTGGTCACGTCATTTTTAATGAACACGTATAACCGTAAAGTTGCTTTGGTGGAGAGGTAA
- a CDS encoding amino acid ABC transporter substrate-binding protein, producing MANTLKILASITVASAAMVAAQSASAAESTLDKVLSNGVVTCGVSTGLPGFSSPNAKGEWEGIDVEYCRALAAAVLGDKTKVKFVPLTAKERFTALQSGEIDVLSRNTTWTLQRDTALGLNFVGVTYYDGQGFMVKKDLGVKSAKELDGASVCIQSGTTTELNLADYFRKNGMSYKPVVFDTSAQTAKGFDAGRCDVLTSDQSQLYALRVNLKDPSSAVVLPEIISKEPLGPVVRQDDDKWFNVAKWTLFALVNAEEYGITSKNVDEMKKSTDANITRILGLDGPKGSGLGIRDDWGYQIVKQVGNYDEIFERSVGSGSPLKIARGVNALWNAGGFMYAPPIR from the coding sequence ATGGCAAACACACTCAAAATTCTTGCTTCAATCACTGTCGCATCAGCGGCAATGGTTGCAGCTCAGTCTGCTTCAGCAGCAGAAAGCACGCTTGATAAAGTGCTCTCAAATGGCGTTGTCACTTGTGGTGTCAGTACGGGACTTCCCGGTTTCTCCAGCCCCAATGCTAAAGGAGAATGGGAAGGTATTGATGTTGAATATTGTCGAGCATTGGCCGCAGCCGTTCTCGGTGACAAAACAAAAGTCAAATTTGTACCATTAACCGCGAAGGAGCGTTTCACCGCACTACAATCCGGTGAAATTGATGTCCTTTCTCGTAATACAACATGGACACTGCAACGCGATACAGCTTTAGGTCTCAATTTTGTTGGCGTGACTTATTATGATGGTCAGGGATTCATGGTCAAAAAGGATCTCGGTGTCAAAAGTGCCAAAGAGCTTGATGGTGCTTCCGTTTGTATTCAGTCAGGGACCACCACTGAGCTGAACCTTGCCGACTACTTCCGTAAAAATGGGATGTCTTACAAGCCGGTCGTCTTTGATACATCCGCTCAAACCGCTAAAGGTTTCGATGCTGGCCGATGCGATGTGCTGACATCCGATCAGTCCCAACTTTATGCACTCCGTGTCAACCTCAAAGATCCAAGTTCTGCTGTCGTCCTTCCGGAAATTATTTCTAAAGAACCCCTAGGCCCCGTTGTCCGCCAAGATGATGACAAGTGGTTTAACGTCGCAAAATGGACACTATTCGCGCTGGTCAATGCAGAAGAATATGGCATTACATCGAAAAACGTTGATGAGATGAAGAAATCAACGGATGCCAACATTACGCGTATTCTCGGCTTAGACGGACCAAAAGGCTCCGGTCTGGGTATCCGCGACGACTGGGGTTATCAAATCGTCAAGCAAGTCGGAAACTATGACGAAATATTTGAGCGCTCCGTGGGTTCAGGTTCTCCACTTAAAATTGCCCGTGGTGTCAATGCACTATGGAATGCGGGCGGCTTCATGTATGCCCCACCAATCCGCTAA
- a CDS encoding precorrin-2 dehydrogenase/sirohydrochlorin ferrochelatase family protein translates to MRYFPLFMDLTERAVLVVGGGEVASRKTEALVRAGARVTLLSPEISESLQVLWRDDALQWIEQRYDSAFLTRNYVQVWATTDHAPLNHQIYADAKLLGLQVNVVDDQPYCDFITPAMIDRGQIQVAISSGGASPVLVRNIRESIEAVLAQNLRVLAQFCGEKREHLKVERPDVSARRRFWESFLADPCVKETHDPAVLEQIYQRYIAAPMLRGREVIWVVCDTDVELLPMKAVRFMQQSELVFYHRNIPAEGLDLCRRDAERAVFDSRAQLQGLLTKAREESLNLCILVTVADFQVVADLKMKGERQFGSGLYQSE, encoded by the coding sequence ATGCGATATTTTCCACTGTTTATGGATTTAACCGAAAGAGCCGTTTTAGTCGTTGGAGGAGGAGAGGTTGCCAGCAGAAAAACAGAAGCTTTAGTCAGAGCTGGTGCACGAGTGACTCTCTTGTCGCCAGAGATTTCCGAATCACTCCAAGTGTTGTGGCGCGATGATGCGCTGCAATGGATTGAGCAACGTTATGATAGTGCGTTTCTGACTCGCAATTATGTTCAGGTTTGGGCAACAACGGATCATGCTCCGTTGAATCATCAGATTTATGCGGATGCCAAATTACTCGGATTACAGGTTAATGTTGTTGATGATCAGCCTTATTGTGATTTTATTACGCCAGCCATGATTGATCGCGGCCAAATCCAAGTGGCAATTTCAAGTGGTGGTGCGTCTCCGGTATTGGTGCGTAATATTCGTGAGTCAATTGAAGCGGTTTTAGCGCAGAACTTACGCGTTCTTGCGCAGTTTTGTGGTGAAAAGCGAGAGCACCTGAAAGTAGAACGGCCGGATGTCAGCGCCCGTCGCCGTTTCTGGGAGTCTTTCTTGGCTGATCCTTGTGTTAAAGAAACACATGATCCAGCGGTATTAGAGCAAATCTATCAACGTTATATTGCAGCACCGATGCTTAGGGGGCGAGAAGTCATATGGGTGGTTTGTGATACGGATGTGGAATTGCTGCCGATGAAAGCCGTACGTTTTATGCAGCAATCTGAGCTCGTGTTTTATCATCGGAATATTCCCGCGGAAGGGCTTGATTTATGTCGCCGTGATGCAGAAAGAGCAGTGTTTGATAGCCGGGCTCAATTACAAGGTTTACTGACGAAGGCCAGAGAAGAAAGCCTCAATCTTTGTATCTTGGTGACCGTAGCTGATTTTCAGGTCGTGGCTGATCTGAAAATGAAAGGGGAACGTCAGTTTGGGAGTGGATTGTATCAGAGTGAATGA